AAGGCGTTAAAATGGTCGAGGAGGCGCTCAGGGACAAGGCCGATGTAAACCTGGTCGCAGCCTCACCATCTCTCGTTCAACATCACGGCAAGGGTGTGATCAAGCTGGCGGAAACCAGATCAATCGATATCCTCTGGATCTCGGAAAAACTGATGGATTCACTATCGGAGAGTAAGACTCCTCAGCCGGTGATGGCGGTTGTTGCGATGAAGGAGCATAGCCAAGACGAGCTCTTAGCTCATGGTTCAAAGCTCATAGTCATCTGCCACCAGCTCCAGGACCCCGGCAACCTGGGCACCATCATCAGAACAGTCGAGGCGGTGGGCGCGGCCGGCATAGCGCTCACGCCAAATACCGTTGATCCCTACAGCGCCAAGGCCGTCAGAGCATCAATGGGCAGCATCCTCCGGCTTCCCGTGGTGCGCATCGGGGACAGCAGAGCATTCATGAAGCTCACCAGGCAAAAAGGCTTTCAGACTGTTGCGACCGTCGTGACCGGTGAAAAGGCCCACTTTGATATCGACCTCAAAAAACCGACCGTGGTTATTTTGGGACAGGAGGGCGCCGGACTGCCACAGGATATCATGGAAGAAGTCGACCTCCGCGTTCGTATTCCCATGGCGGAAACAATCGACTCATTGAATGTTGCAACCTCCTCCGCAGTAGTCCTGTATGAAGCAATGAGACAGAGAACACGCCGATAAC
This genomic stretch from Nitrospirota bacterium harbors:
- a CDS encoding RNA methyltransferase; amino-acid sequence: MQQSSPHNPITSKDNSFIKHLRALSDPKHRKKERAFLIEGVKMVEEALRDKADVNLVAASPSLVQHHGKGVIKLAETRSIDILWISEKLMDSLSESKTPQPVMAVVAMKEHSQDELLAHGSKLIVICHQLQDPGNLGTIIRTVEAVGAAGIALTPNTVDPYSAKAVRASMGSILRLPVVRIGDSRAFMKLTRQKGFQTVATVVTGEKAHFDIDLKKPTVVILGQEGAGLPQDIMEEVDLRVRIPMAETIDSLNVATSSAVVLYEAMRQRTRR